From Anopheles funestus chromosome 3RL, idAnoFuneDA-416_04, whole genome shotgun sequence, a single genomic window includes:
- the LOC125768444 gene encoding cGMP-dependent protein kinase 1-like isoform X2, translating into MASRKKADEEKLKRRRLAKFRFKRLVHVVICNRYWIAEIEDREIGNNVHRNVAVIDRRLTHKGTLTIIEKKILNSSLEERTENKRHLLRRVLRKIECLHDLSMEQLDNIAGCATFEYFGPGRVILREGHQPHSVYFLANGEIVVSRLTWDSVYRTYNDTPCGTRARGQMFGEIALLHDCLRTATCSTANFDRILRQTLLERWQQLQFALQRFDYFKYWTNAQVRECCLLSRIVTFETQQKLPVDVDKGYAYFVLSGQCMILQCLTVSKKNGSYRLLPIATNDSFTAKQTSSDVLDSKIPQEQPIEHRFIDVGTFSCGSVFGLGEAMKHRMVVARNRVQCLVIPCDWLFEKQQNVGNTWHRIRMKLDMAIQRDRLFELFMRDQHWQCYRKTLVREFVRRNPRQNQTQLADVPIMCRIEQGKV; encoded by the exons ATGGCGTCAAGGAAAAAGGCAGAT gaagaaaaattgaaacgCCGCCGTTTAGCAAAATTTCGTTTTAAACGCTTAGTGCACGTTGTAATCTGCAATCGTTACTGGATTGCCGAAATCGAAGACCGTGAAATCGGCAACAATGTACACCGAAACGTTGCTGTTATCGACCGTCGACTTACACACAAGGGAACCCTTACGATAATT gaaaagaaaattctcAACAGCTCCCTGGAAGAGCGTACAGAAAATAAGCGACACTTACTGAGAAGGGTGTTGAGAAAGATAGAATGTCTTCATGATCTAAGCATGGAACAGCTTGATAACATCGCTGGTTGTGCCACATTTGAATACTTTGGGCCGGGAAGAGTTATTCTGCGAGAAGGTCATCAACCGCATTCGGTATACTTTTTGGCAAATGGAGAAATCGTCGTTAGTCGATTAACATGGGACAGT GTCTACCGCACCTACAACGATACACCCTGTGGAACTCGAGCACGCGGACAAATGTTTGGTGAAATTGCACTCCTGCATGATTGTCTCCGAACAGCTACTTGCAGCACAGCCA ACTTCGATCGCATCCTTAGACAAACGCTTCTGGAACGTTGGCAACAGTTGCAATTTGCATTGCAGCGATTTGATTACTTCAAATATTGGACTAACGCTCAG GTCAGAGAGTGCTGTCTGCTGAGTCGAATCGTTACGTTCGAAACTCAACAGAAGCTTCCGGTGGATGTTGACAAAGGCTATGCATATTTCGTGCTAAGTGGCCAATGTATGATACTGCAATGTTTGACGGTGTCGAAAAAGAACGGATCCTACAGGCTGTTACCGATTGCGACTAACGATTCTTTCACCGCTAAACAAACGTCTAGTGATGTGTTAGACTCAAAG ATCCCTCAAGAGCAACCAATTGAACACCGGTTTATCGACGTTGGGACCTTTAGCTGCGGATCCGTATTTGGACTCGGGGAAGCCATGAAACATCGAATGGTAGTAGCCCGTAACCGCGTGCAATGTTTGGTGATTCCATGTGACTGGTTATTTGAGAAGCAGCAGAATGTGGGCAACACTTGGCATCGGATTCGAATGAAGCTCGATATGGCCATCCAGCGCGACCGACTTTTTGAACTGTTCATGCGTGATCAACACTGGCAGTGTTACCGGAAGACACTAGTGCGCGAGTTTGTACGTCGAAATCCACGGCAAAATCAAACGCAGCTTGCTGACGTGCCAATCATGTGTCGGATAGAGCAAGGAAAGGTTTAA
- the LOC125768444 gene encoding cGMP-dependent protein kinase 1-like isoform X1: MASRKKADEEKLKRRRLAKFRFKRLVHVVICNRYWIAEIEDREIGNNVHRNVAVIDRRLTHKGTLTIIEKKILNSSLEERTENKRHLLRRVLRKIECLHDLSMEQLDNIAGCATFEYFGPGRVILREGHQPHSVYFLANGEIVVSRLTWDSVYRTYNDTPCGTRARGQMFGEIALLHDCLRTATCSTATDCELLCLSRKDFDRILRQTLLERWQQLQFALQRFDYFKYWTNAQVRECCLLSRIVTFETQQKLPVDVDKGYAYFVLSGQCMILQCLTVSKKNGSYRLLPIATNDSFTAKQTSSDVLDSKIPQEQPIEHRFIDVGTFSCGSVFGLGEAMKHRMVVARNRVQCLVIPCDWLFEKQQNVGNTWHRIRMKLDMAIQRDRLFELFMRDQHWQCYRKTLVREFVRRNPRQNQTQLADVPIMCRIEQGKV; the protein is encoded by the exons ATGGCGTCAAGGAAAAAGGCAGAT gaagaaaaattgaaacgCCGCCGTTTAGCAAAATTTCGTTTTAAACGCTTAGTGCACGTTGTAATCTGCAATCGTTACTGGATTGCCGAAATCGAAGACCGTGAAATCGGCAACAATGTACACCGAAACGTTGCTGTTATCGACCGTCGACTTACACACAAGGGAACCCTTACGATAATT gaaaagaaaattctcAACAGCTCCCTGGAAGAGCGTACAGAAAATAAGCGACACTTACTGAGAAGGGTGTTGAGAAAGATAGAATGTCTTCATGATCTAAGCATGGAACAGCTTGATAACATCGCTGGTTGTGCCACATTTGAATACTTTGGGCCGGGAAGAGTTATTCTGCGAGAAGGTCATCAACCGCATTCGGTATACTTTTTGGCAAATGGAGAAATCGTCGTTAGTCGATTAACATGGGACAGT GTCTACCGCACCTACAACGATACACCCTGTGGAACTCGAGCACGCGGACAAATGTTTGGTGAAATTGCACTCCTGCATGATTGTCTCCGAACAGCTACTTGCAGCACAGCCA CCGACTGTGAATTATTGTGCCTTTCCCGGAAAGACTTCGATCGCATCCTTAGACAAACGCTTCTGGAACGTTGGCAACAGTTGCAATTTGCATTGCAGCGATTTGATTACTTCAAATATTGGACTAACGCTCAG GTCAGAGAGTGCTGTCTGCTGAGTCGAATCGTTACGTTCGAAACTCAACAGAAGCTTCCGGTGGATGTTGACAAAGGCTATGCATATTTCGTGCTAAGTGGCCAATGTATGATACTGCAATGTTTGACGGTGTCGAAAAAGAACGGATCCTACAGGCTGTTACCGATTGCGACTAACGATTCTTTCACCGCTAAACAAACGTCTAGTGATGTGTTAGACTCAAAG ATCCCTCAAGAGCAACCAATTGAACACCGGTTTATCGACGTTGGGACCTTTAGCTGCGGATCCGTATTTGGACTCGGGGAAGCCATGAAACATCGAATGGTAGTAGCCCGTAACCGCGTGCAATGTTTGGTGATTCCATGTGACTGGTTATTTGAGAAGCAGCAGAATGTGGGCAACACTTGGCATCGGATTCGAATGAAGCTCGATATGGCCATCCAGCGCGACCGACTTTTTGAACTGTTCATGCGTGATCAACACTGGCAGTGTTACCGGAAGACACTAGTGCGCGAGTTTGTACGTCGAAATCCACGGCAAAATCAAACGCAGCTTGCTGACGTGCCAATCATGTGTCGGATAGAGCAAGGAAAGGTTTAA